In a single window of the uncultured Dysgonomonas sp. genome:
- a CDS encoding AAA family ATPase, whose translation MTWKLTQNKDWQSLEKQFSWVADMKNVIQHKSHHAEGNVAIHTQMVLDELTKIPRYETLSEQEQEILWAAALMHDVEKRSTSQDEGNGNISASGHARRGEYTARNILFKDVPTPFDIREKVVSLVRFHGLPLWLMEKLEPAKKIHAVSLRANTRQLKMLAEADARGRICKDGEALIESLDLFEMFCKDESCWDKALEFPTASARYEYFNTIDGYIGYIPYDDFKCEVTILSGLPGMGKDHYIQSLKPDIPVISLDAIRRKHKYSPTDRSATGRVVQEAKEQARVYLRKKQDFVWNATNITRLMRQQLVDLFTLYGAKVRIVYVEKPYDVWRNQNRNREFQLPENVLDKMLLKLEIPQLIEAHEVEYMVE comes from the coding sequence ATGACTTGGAAATTAACACAAAATAAAGACTGGCAATCGCTCGAAAAACAATTTTCGTGGGTTGCGGATATGAAAAATGTAATACAACACAAAAGTCATCATGCCGAGGGGAATGTAGCCATCCACACGCAAATGGTACTTGATGAATTGACAAAGATACCCCGGTATGAAACATTATCCGAACAGGAGCAGGAGATATTGTGGGCAGCCGCACTGATGCACGATGTGGAAAAACGTTCTACTTCGCAGGATGAAGGTAATGGGAATATCTCGGCTAGCGGACATGCCCGCAGGGGAGAATATACTGCACGGAATATCCTGTTCAAGGATGTCCCTACGCCTTTTGACATCCGCGAAAAAGTAGTTTCACTGGTTCGTTTTCATGGTTTGCCTCTGTGGCTGATGGAAAAATTGGAACCGGCCAAAAAGATTCATGCAGTATCGCTGAGAGCTAATACCCGTCAGCTAAAAATGTTGGCCGAGGCTGATGCCCGGGGTAGAATCTGCAAGGATGGAGAAGCGTTAATTGAATCATTAGACTTATTTGAAATGTTCTGTAAAGATGAAAGTTGCTGGGATAAGGCGCTGGAGTTTCCGACGGCAAGTGCCCGATACGAATATTTCAATACAATAGATGGTTATATCGGTTATATTCCCTACGATGATTTCAAATGTGAAGTCACGATACTATCCGGATTGCCGGGAATGGGAAAAGACCATTACATACAATCATTGAAACCGGATATCCCGGTCATCAGTCTCGATGCTATCCGCCGTAAGCACAAATACAGTCCGACGGACAGATCAGCAACGGGTCGTGTAGTACAGGAAGCGAAAGAACAGGCACGTGTATATTTACGAAAAAAACAGGACTTCGTATGGAATGCTACCAATATTACACGCTTGATGCGTCAGCAACTTGTCGATTTATTTACACTGTATGGCGCAAAAGTAAGGATAGTGTATGTGGAAAAACCGTATGATGTGTGGCGCAATCAGAACCGTAACCGTGAATTCCAGTTGCCTGAAAATGTACTGGACAAGATGTTGCTGAAGCTCGAAATACCCCAGTTGATAGAAGCCCATGAGGTAGAGTATATGGTTGAATAA
- the tatA gene encoding twin-arginine translocase TatA/TatE family subunit, which translates to MKTLLFLGNLGTGEIIIIAIVVLLLFGGRKIPELMKGLGKGIKNFKEGVKGIEDDIEGNDTTKKD; encoded by the coding sequence ATGAAAACACTTTTGTTTTTAGGAAACCTGGGGACAGGAGAAATCATCATCATAGCTATAGTCGTACTATTACTTTTTGGTGGACGTAAAATACCTGAACTAATGAAAGGCCTTGGTAAAGGAATCAAAAACTTCAAAGAAGGCGTAAAAGGTATTGAAGACGATATAGAAGGAAACGACACAACTAAAAAAGATTGA
- a CDS encoding GntR family transcriptional regulator encodes MNFKENKAIYLQIADRICDEILLDKYKEEERVPSVREYAAIVEVNFNTVMRTFDYLQSMEIIYNKRGIGYFVAPKAKNLILKLRKDTFMKEEAEDFFKQIYTLDIPIEDIVEMYKDYIKKQ; translated from the coding sequence ATGAATTTTAAAGAAAATAAAGCAATCTATCTGCAGATAGCCGACCGCATCTGTGATGAGATATTACTCGACAAATATAAGGAAGAAGAAAGGGTTCCGTCTGTACGCGAATATGCAGCTATTGTGGAAGTCAATTTCAATACCGTTATGCGTACCTTCGATTACCTCCAATCGATGGAGATTATCTACAACAAGAGAGGGATCGGGTATTTTGTAGCTCCTAAGGCGAAAAACCTGATACTCAAACTGCGTAAAGATACCTTTATGAAGGAAGAAGCTGAGGACTTTTTTAAACAAATATATACACTGGATATTCCGATAGAGGATATAGTGGAAATGTATAAAGACTATATTAAGAAACAATAA
- a CDS encoding DUF4377 domain-containing protein — protein sequence MYKLMVSLLAMALFLGSCGSSKNTEKLTVASKQGDCVGVAPMKCLLVKKDGQADWEFFYSNIEGFVYEPGYEYVLEVKVEKVEHPAADQSSLKYTLVKEVSKEEKTSDKLPDMPTGDDLQPEPVE from the coding sequence ATGTATAAATTAATGGTAAGCCTACTTGCAATGGCTTTATTTTTAGGTTCCTGCGGTAGTTCAAAAAACACGGAAAAGTTGACTGTAGCCTCCAAGCAGGGTGATTGTGTAGGAGTAGCACCAATGAAATGCCTTTTGGTAAAAAAAGACGGCCAGGCAGACTGGGAATTCTTTTATAGCAATATAGAGGGTTTCGTTTATGAACCCGGATACGAATATGTATTGGAAGTAAAAGTCGAAAAAGTAGAGCATCCTGCAGCAGATCAGTCTTCGTTAAAGTATACTTTGGTAAAAGAAGTTTCTAAAGAGGAGAAAACATCGGATAAGCTCCCCGATATGCCAACCGGAGATGATTTACAGCCCGAACCTGTGGAGTAA
- a CDS encoding sugar phosphate isomerase/epimerase translates to MKITTFFIAALLLMISCSPKAETTDQQAPPKKDIALQLYSLRDDISKDYAGTIKKAGEMGFTAVEAANYSDGKFYGKAPEEFKADIEAAGMKVLSSHTGKGLNEKELASKDFTEALKWWDQCIAAHKAAGMKYIVTPWMDVPKTLKDLQTYCEYYNEIGKKCKENGMMYGYHNHAHEFQKVEDIVMYDYMIENTNPEYVFFEMDVYWVVRGGQSPVDYFNKYKNRFALLHIKDNKELGQSGMVGFDAIFKNTDAAGTKHLVVEVEKYNFTPEESVKKSLEYLLNCPLVKESYDK, encoded by the coding sequence ATGAAAATAACAACATTTTTTATAGCTGCCCTCCTACTGATGATCTCTTGCTCTCCAAAAGCAGAAACTACAGATCAACAGGCACCTCCAAAGAAAGATATAGCATTGCAACTATATTCTTTAAGAGACGATATATCTAAAGATTATGCCGGGACAATAAAGAAAGCCGGAGAAATGGGATTTACCGCTGTGGAAGCCGCGAACTATAGCGATGGCAAATTCTATGGAAAAGCGCCCGAAGAATTTAAAGCCGATATAGAAGCTGCGGGAATGAAAGTATTGTCTTCTCATACAGGCAAAGGGCTTAATGAAAAAGAACTCGCTTCGAAAGATTTTACAGAAGCCTTGAAATGGTGGGATCAGTGTATTGCCGCGCACAAGGCTGCCGGGATGAAATATATTGTGACTCCGTGGATGGATGTACCTAAAACACTGAAAGACCTGCAAACATATTGTGAATACTACAATGAGATAGGAAAAAAGTGTAAAGAGAACGGAATGATGTACGGATATCATAATCATGCACATGAATTCCAAAAAGTGGAAGATATAGTGATGTATGACTATATGATAGAAAATACTAATCCTGAATACGTCTTCTTCGAAATGGATGTATATTGGGTTGTAAGAGGTGGACAAAGTCCTGTGGATTACTTCAATAAATATAAAAATCGCTTTGCTCTACTGCATATCAAGGACAACAAAGAACTTGGTCAGAGCGGTATGGTAGGTTTCGATGCTATCTTCAAAAATACAGATGCAGCAGGCACAAAACACCTGGTTGTAGAAGTAGAGAAATATAACTTTACTCCCGAAGAAAGCGTGAAAAAGAGTTTGGAATACTTACTGAATTGCCCGTTGGTAAAAGAAAGTTACGATAAATAA
- a CDS encoding helix-turn-helix domain-containing protein codes for MAKYNESVAETIVSLIEDDFCSVAEICRVTGISRKTFYCWKETVPGLAKEIFDAECRREDRIRQMLYSSLKKRLDGHMMVEEKETFLPDELEPEKLVLQSKVIRRKYCLPDLKTIKLLLDRQDRIALSKKNEEDIPEEMDIHIIDTTTPTDIENEITEHIEESEIVPAEEKESLVDDPEEAEAKIMLDRLYRLKAERIRTIKASNNHPIFSPAGKRGKKRRK; via the coding sequence ATGGCAAAGTATAACGAGAGTGTAGCAGAAACGATTGTTTCGCTGATAGAGGATGATTTTTGTTCGGTAGCGGAAATTTGCAGGGTGACGGGTATCAGCCGAAAGACTTTCTACTGCTGGAAAGAGACTGTGCCGGGTTTGGCTAAAGAAATATTCGACGCGGAATGCAGGCGTGAAGACAGGATCAGGCAAATGTTATATTCATCCCTTAAAAAGAGGCTGGACGGGCATATGATGGTAGAAGAGAAAGAAACATTCCTGCCGGACGAACTTGAACCGGAAAAACTGGTTCTACAATCGAAAGTTATCCGCAGGAAATATTGCCTGCCAGACCTGAAAACAATTAAACTGTTACTGGACAGGCAGGATAGAATTGCTCTTTCCAAAAAGAATGAGGAAGATATCCCAGAGGAGATGGATATACATATTATCGACACAACTACTCCAACTGATATCGAAAATGAAATAACTGAACACATCGAGGAAAGCGAGATTGTTCCGGCAGAGGAAAAAGAAAGCCTTGTTGATGACCCCGAAGAAGCTGAAGCAAAGATAATGCTTGACAGGCTGTACAGGCTCAAGGCTGAACGGATACGCACGATAAAAGCGAGTAATAACCATCCTATATTCAGCCCGGCAGGAAAGAGAGGAAAGAAACGGAGAAAATAA
- the tatC gene encoding twin-arginine translocase subunit TatC: protein MEENNEGMTFWDHLEELRWTLIRSIIALFVFAILGFAVMPYIYDTWIMGPTRADFVLYKYLCYATSAVPFLPDFCDDTFHIKIINYNLTSQFFRHMTTSFWLALILTFPYLIFEIWRFVSPALYSNEKKSIRWVFLFGTIMFFIGCSVGYFLVFPMTFRFLSTYQLSEMIENTISLDSYMDNFLMLIFIMGIVFELPLVSWLLSQLGLLNRSFFKKFRRHAIVGLLVLSAVITPSGDPFTLSVVFIPLYLLFELSRFMVKPAPKETDEDDDDEEEEEEEEESPQLSV from the coding sequence ATGGAAGAGAACAATGAAGGAATGACCTTTTGGGATCATTTAGAGGAACTTCGATGGACATTAATACGGTCTATCATCGCTTTATTTGTGTTTGCTATTCTGGGCTTTGCGGTTATGCCATACATTTATGATACATGGATAATGGGGCCTACGCGTGCCGACTTTGTCCTGTACAAATATCTGTGTTATGCTACATCAGCTGTACCTTTCTTGCCCGACTTTTGTGATGATACATTTCATATCAAGATTATAAACTATAATCTTACATCACAGTTTTTCAGGCACATGACCACATCATTCTGGTTGGCACTAATACTTACATTCCCTTATCTGATATTTGAGATCTGGCGATTTGTTAGCCCTGCCTTATATTCTAACGAGAAGAAAAGTATCCGATGGGTATTCCTGTTCGGAACTATTATGTTCTTCATCGGATGCTCAGTGGGCTACTTTCTGGTTTTCCCAATGACATTCCGCTTCTTATCTACTTATCAGCTAAGTGAGATGATAGAGAATACTATCTCCCTCGATTCATATATGGATAACTTCCTGATGCTGATATTTATTATGGGGATTGTCTTTGAGTTGCCACTTGTATCGTGGTTATTATCGCAGTTGGGGCTATTGAACAGATCGTTCTTCAAGAAGTTCAGGCGTCATGCTATAGTAGGTCTCTTGGTATTGTCTGCTGTTATTACACCTTCGGGCGATCCGTTTACATTATCGGTAGTCTTTATACCGCTTTACCTGCTGTTCGAGTTGAGCCGTTTTATGGTAAAACCGGCACCTAAAGAGACGGACGAGGACGACGATGATGAAGAGGAGGAGGAGGAAGAAGAGGAATCTCCTCAATTATCGGTATAG
- a CDS encoding DUF1080 domain-containing protein: MKKIVYSLGCLMIAGAMIACGGAKKDAQNAGENADSVKTAENTAPQYTVVEKPLVDLSKFAKDKDGFITIFDGKTFEGWRGYGKDAVPGKWTIDQGAIKFNGTGGGEAQDKEGGDIIFAHKFKNFELTFDWKVAKGSNSGVFFLAQEIETTNDKGEKRMEPIYISSPEYQILDNANHPDAKMGKDNNRQSASLYDMIPAVPQNSKPFGEWNTGKIMVYKGTVVHGQNGENVVEYHLWTPQWTELLQASKFSQEKWPLAFELLNNLGGANREGYIGFQDHGDDVWFRNIKIKILD; this comes from the coding sequence ATGAAGAAAATTGTTTACAGTCTAGGTTGTCTTATGATAGCAGGAGCAATGATTGCTTGCGGAGGCGCCAAAAAAGATGCACAAAATGCAGGTGAAAATGCAGATTCTGTTAAAACAGCAGAAAATACTGCACCTCAGTACACTGTAGTAGAAAAACCGCTTGTAGATCTTTCAAAGTTTGCGAAAGACAAAGATGGTTTTATCACTATTTTCGATGGTAAAACATTCGAAGGATGGCGCGGTTATGGAAAAGATGCCGTTCCGGGTAAATGGACTATCGACCAGGGTGCTATCAAATTCAACGGAACAGGTGGTGGCGAAGCTCAGGATAAAGAAGGCGGAGATATCATCTTTGCACATAAGTTCAAAAACTTTGAGTTGACTTTCGATTGGAAAGTAGCCAAAGGCAGCAACTCCGGAGTATTCTTCCTGGCTCAGGAAATTGAAACAACAAATGATAAAGGTGAAAAGAGAATGGAACCTATCTATATCTCATCTCCTGAATATCAGATATTGGACAATGCCAATCATCCTGATGCAAAAATGGGTAAAGACAACAATCGTCAATCAGCATCTCTTTATGATATGATTCCTGCCGTACCTCAAAACTCTAAACCTTTTGGAGAGTGGAACACAGGTAAAATTATGGTATATAAAGGAACTGTTGTTCACGGGCAAAATGGAGAAAACGTAGTTGAGTACCATTTGTGGACCCCTCAATGGACAGAATTGTTGCAGGCAAGTAAATTCAGTCAGGAAAAATGGCCTTTGGCTTTCGAATTGCTGAACAATCTTGGTGGAGCTAACAGAGAAGGTTATATCGGATTCCAGGATCATGGAGATGACGTTTGGTTCCGCAACATCAAAATTAAGATCCTTGATTAA
- a CDS encoding RNA ligase family protein — MLSQKYGRTYHFPFSPGTTSDDRINHTYRDDIQQIKILVHTEKLDGENNCLNRFGVFARSHAAPTTSPWTNQLRERWELIKRDLGDIELFGENLYAIHSIEYKRIESYYYVFAVRCLDKWLSWDEVKFYAAMFDFPTVPELDIQQVKSLPDNRLEQQILAWAQLPSVFGSIDTQTGEDCTREGIVTRNAGEYLIGDFSHNVFKYVRKGHVKTGEHWTRNWKRARLVWERLVINK; from the coding sequence ATGTTATCACAAAAATATGGTCGTACATATCATTTTCCGTTTTCACCCGGAACTACCAGTGACGACCGGATAAACCATACATACCGGGACGATATCCAACAGATAAAAATCCTTGTGCATACAGAAAAACTGGATGGAGAGAATAACTGCCTCAACCGGTTCGGTGTCTTTGCTCGTTCACATGCGGCACCGACCACTTCGCCCTGGACAAACCAGCTACGCGAACGATGGGAATTAATAAAGCGAGACTTAGGTGATATAGAACTGTTTGGCGAAAATCTGTATGCAATACACTCTATCGAATACAAGCGGATAGAGTCTTATTACTACGTGTTTGCAGTGCGATGCCTCGATAAATGGTTGTCGTGGGACGAAGTGAAATTCTATGCTGCGATGTTCGATTTCCCTACTGTCCCTGAATTGGATATTCAGCAGGTAAAGAGCCTACCTGACAATAGACTCGAACAGCAGATATTGGCTTGGGCACAGCTACCGAGTGTATTCGGTTCCATCGATACACAAACCGGCGAAGATTGTACACGTGAAGGAATTGTCACCCGTAATGCGGGTGAATACCTTATCGGCGACTTCTCTCACAATGTATTCAAATATGTCCGTAAAGGGCATGTAAAAACAGGAGAACACTGGACCCGTAACTGGAAACGTGCACGTTTGGTTTGGGAAAGGCTAGTAATTAACAAATAA
- a CDS encoding ABC transporter ATP-binding protein: protein MISMRNVTFGYKKKLIFNDFSISIEKGKVCGLLGKNGAGKSTMLYLLTGLLSPKKGKVEYKREDVAKRRPSTLQNMFIVPEEFELPNIPLKKYVEINRPFYPAFSQEQLDKNLECFEMEADVHLNELSLGQKKKVFMSFALAANTPLLLMDEPTNGLDIPGKSQFRKFIASGMTDEKTILISTHQVQDVDKLLEQVIILDNNKVLMNASVSRICEKLRFMESFNEKDVARALYASPSIQGYKLILENENNEETSLNLETLFNATLSNTEKITAILQ, encoded by the coding sequence ATGATATCAATGCGTAATGTTACCTTCGGGTATAAGAAAAAGCTAATATTCAATGATTTTTCAATCTCGATAGAGAAAGGAAAAGTTTGCGGATTGTTAGGAAAAAACGGAGCAGGCAAATCGACCATGTTGTATTTGCTTACAGGCCTCCTAAGCCCTAAAAAGGGTAAAGTGGAATATAAACGCGAGGATGTGGCAAAGCGTAGGCCTTCCACATTGCAGAATATGTTTATAGTACCCGAAGAATTTGAATTACCGAATATACCACTGAAAAAGTATGTAGAGATCAATCGTCCTTTCTATCCTGCCTTTAGTCAGGAGCAACTGGATAAAAATCTGGAGTGCTTCGAAATGGAGGCCGATGTGCATCTGAACGAACTTTCTCTTGGTCAAAAGAAAAAGGTCTTTATGAGCTTTGCTTTGGCCGCAAATACTCCCCTACTGCTGATGGATGAGCCTACAAACGGACTCGATATACCCGGTAAAAGCCAGTTTCGCAAATTTATAGCATCGGGAATGACCGATGAAAAAACGATCCTGATATCGACACATCAGGTACAGGATGTGGACAAGCTATTGGAACAAGTGATTATTCTCGATAATAACAAAGTGCTGATGAATGCTTCAGTATCGAGGATTTGTGAAAAACTCCGCTTTATGGAAAGCTTTAATGAAAAGGACGTGGCAAGAGCTTTATACGCTTCACCGTCCATACAGGGATATAAGTTAATCCTTGAGAACGAAAATAATGAAGAGACTTCCCTGAATCTGGAAACATTGTTCAATGCAACGCTAAGCAATACGGAAAAGATAACAGCAATACTACAATAA
- a CDS encoding FAD:protein FMN transferase, with the protein MNAVMADNGTFYYSIQGTAEGTSYNIIYQDDEDRDFQPEIESLLADFEKSMSVYDETSLISRINRNEDIETDYYFETVFNRAKEISLQTEGTFDISAEPLFRAWGFSSQEKNIPDKDKVSALKECIGMDKIKIENRRVIKTNPNIVLNANAIAKGYSADIVADFLDKHGCLNYLVEIGGEIRLKGENTSGEAWRIGIDRPAEDNPIPGQDLQVILQITDRGLATSGNYRQFYIQDGQKITHTINPATGYPVTHNLLSTTVIAKDAITADAFATAFLVVGIEKALEWVQKFADMDALFICDEEGEYKVYYTPGIEENLIPA; encoded by the coding sequence ATGAATGCAGTAATGGCCGACAACGGTACTTTCTACTACAGCATACAAGGAACTGCGGAAGGTACAAGTTACAATATTATTTATCAGGACGATGAAGATCGCGATTTTCAGCCCGAAATAGAGTCATTACTCGCCGATTTTGAAAAGTCGATGTCTGTATATGATGAAACATCCCTTATTTCGCGTATCAACAGGAATGAAGATATAGAAACAGACTACTATTTTGAAACGGTTTTCAACAGGGCAAAAGAGATAAGCCTGCAAACAGAAGGCACATTCGATATCTCTGCCGAGCCATTATTCAGAGCATGGGGCTTTAGTTCCCAAGAAAAAAATATTCCCGACAAAGACAAAGTCAGTGCCTTGAAGGAATGTATCGGGATGGACAAAATAAAGATAGAAAACAGACGCGTTATAAAAACAAATCCGAATATAGTACTAAATGCCAATGCTATAGCAAAAGGATATTCGGCTGATATAGTCGCCGACTTTCTGGATAAGCACGGATGTTTGAATTATCTGGTCGAAATAGGTGGAGAAATACGCCTCAAAGGAGAGAATACATCTGGAGAAGCATGGAGGATCGGGATCGACCGTCCGGCGGAGGATAATCCTATACCGGGACAGGATTTGCAGGTCATTCTGCAAATTACGGACAGAGGACTGGCTACATCCGGCAATTACCGTCAGTTTTATATTCAGGACGGACAAAAGATTACACATACCATAAATCCGGCAACAGGTTATCCGGTAACTCACAATCTACTATCAACCACAGTCATAGCCAAAGATGCGATTACAGCTGACGCCTTTGCCACGGCATTCTTAGTGGTGGGCATCGAAAAAGCATTAGAGTGGGTACAGAAATTTGCCGATATGGATGCCCTGTTTATCTGCGACGAGGAGGGAGAATATAAGGTGTATTATACTCCCGGAATAGAAGAAAATCTTATCCCGGCATAA
- a CDS encoding Gfo/Idh/MocA family oxidoreductase — translation MASDISRRKFLSTGAKAAIGLTIIPSTVLGKNFGHVAPSDKLNIAAVGIGGMGHANIKQVEKTENIVALCDVDWRYAKGVFDRFPDAKKYWDFRKMYDEMGKSIDAVIVATADHTHAIVSADAMTMGKHVYCQKPLTHTVYESRLLTNLAKKHKVATQMGNQGSSAEGVNLVCEWIWNGEIGEITKVEAFTDRPIWPQGLNAPEKVDKIPKTLDWDLFTGPAKMRPYNALYTPWNWRGWWDYGTGALGDMACHILHPVFKGLKLGYPTSAQGSSTMLLQDCAPQAQYVKLVFPARDNMPKVSMPEVEVHWYDGGLKPNMPAGWPQGKNMNDAGGGVIFHGTKDTLICGCYGVNPWLLSGRKPNAPKVCRRVETSHEMDWVRACKEDASSRVLTASDFSEAGPFNEMVVMGVLAVRLQNLNKELLWDGQNMKFTNINPNEEIRILKKDDFKIVDGDPKFNKIWTDPINAQEFAQELIKHNYRDGWKLPDMP, via the coding sequence ATGGCATCAGACATTTCAAGGAGAAAATTCCTGAGTACCGGAGCTAAAGCTGCTATCGGTCTGACAATTATCCCAAGCACCGTTTTGGGTAAAAACTTCGGGCATGTTGCACCGAGCGACAAATTGAACATTGCCGCTGTGGGTATCGGAGGTATGGGACATGCTAATATTAAGCAAGTAGAAAAAACAGAAAACATCGTAGCTCTTTGCGACGTGGACTGGAGATATGCCAAAGGCGTATTCGACAGATTCCCTGATGCAAAAAAATACTGGGATTTCCGCAAGATGTATGACGAAATGGGCAAATCCATCGATGCGGTTATTGTAGCTACGGCCGACCATACACATGCTATTGTTTCTGCAGATGCAATGACAATGGGCAAACACGTTTATTGCCAGAAACCATTGACTCATACAGTATATGAGTCTCGCTTACTTACCAATCTTGCTAAAAAACATAAGGTAGCAACACAGATGGGTAACCAAGGATCTTCTGCCGAAGGAGTTAACCTTGTTTGCGAATGGATATGGAATGGTGAGATCGGCGAAATTACAAAAGTAGAAGCCTTTACAGACCGTCCGATATGGCCACAAGGATTAAATGCTCCCGAAAAGGTAGATAAAATACCGAAGACATTAGATTGGGACTTGTTTACAGGACCAGCTAAAATGCGCCCTTACAATGCACTATATACTCCTTGGAACTGGCGTGGCTGGTGGGATTATGGTACAGGAGCATTAGGTGATATGGCTTGTCATATCCTACACCCTGTATTTAAAGGCTTGAAATTGGGTTATCCTACAAGCGCACAGGGATCTTCTACCATGTTGTTGCAAGACTGCGCACCTCAGGCACAGTATGTGAAACTTGTATTCCCGGCTCGCGACAATATGCCGAAGGTATCTATGCCGGAAGTTGAAGTACACTGGTATGATGGTGGTTTGAAACCAAATATGCCTGCAGGATGGCCACAAGGAAAAAACATGAATGATGCAGGTGGCGGTGTTATTTTCCACGGAACAAAAGATACATTGATCTGCGGATGTTATGGAGTGAACCCATGGTTGCTTTCGGGTCGTAAGCCTAATGCGCCTAAAGTTTGCCGCCGCGTAGAAACTTCTCATGAAATGGACTGGGTACGTGCTTGTAAAGAAGATGCTTCCAGCCGTGTGTTAACTGCTTCTGACTTTAGCGAGGCAGGACCTTTCAACGAAATGGTAGTAATGGGTGTGCTTGCTGTACGCTTGCAAAACCTGAATAAGGAACTACTTTGGGATGGACAGAATATGAAATTTACAAATATTAATCCTAACGAAGAGATCCGTATTCTGAAGAAAGACGACTTCAAGATTGTCGATGGCGACCCTAAATTCAATAAAATTTGGACTGATCCTATCAATGCACAAGAATTTGCACAAGAATTGATCAAACATAATTATCGTGATGGCTGGAAACTGCCGGATATGCCATAA